Proteins from a single region of Bogoriella caseilytica:
- a CDS encoding RICIN domain-containing protein, whose product MTKTPPWRRGIALGAGAALAAGTLLAAETGTAPPAQAAPENVTVTPNPWYAGEAFEGWGTSLVWMANATGGYPDELREELYELTFGEDGLRLNLARYNIGGGHASDVTDYLRPGGAVEGYWAPDETGDLYGVPTTVENRDEVLQAWDPDDPEHYDFTADETQRWWVERLVADDRIDHWELFANSAPYFMTENGYVSGGFSATDEQLRPEAMEKFASYLVTVGEFLEAEYGLEVDTITPFNEPNTNYWSTWFGDDGDNPVGGRQEGMHVGPQRQVDMIGVLDDRLAGAGTNAVISAMDETNPGTFVTNWNAYTPEARAAVGQMNVHTYGTGSRRVVRDLAKSADTPLWMSEIEGSWVSGFNPRPIENGLGIAERIQSDLRELEASAWVLWQPIEDLYNMEPTGENLNWGSIFVDFDCVEQPDGVWRSERRVADAGGDYASVEACAITLNSKFGAIQNFTHFIEPGDRLVPTDSTATTAAIDGDSLTLVYRNTAAEERDVTVDLSGFTTLAPGATAQTFTTTEGTDEDPVANALVPGDVVAVNGDATVRVPARSITTIVIDGVSGAVETVTDGADYLLTGVGSGHSLTVGDGDHATVIEPAGTTADEAAAQVWTFHEAPEGARSDVRPYVLTAADGRVLGATGAGTDLREVSVAEGATQAQTRWMLTTEDGQTWSLVNESLSQSLEVNGQSTTAGAQVGTWTSGGGAHQRWELRDTAATGFQPVEVSTLVGVEPTLPGSVVPLYSWGAGQPAEVTWDMPDPQAWESAGEVVVPGTATDVYGNEIAAEATVVVGSFTVTDPVSLTVRQGVGVDTVAQAAPQTVPARSGASLLTFPAEVEWDFSAVTPEQFGDIGVVSVPGVARSNAQEEDLSAMLSIIVTEPVPVNIARWDTTTASATFTEPGYSVEDTRNGILDDKAWSNWVSGTKNESDTLSYEFADVEDLDSATVHFYRDGDHESWPEDYTVEYRDVDGEWHTVPGHEEAVPVDDPAEGSAAPVAEVDLSEVTEATGLRFVLNAAPDSFMVVSEIEIMALGAGVGSVADLADLRLDGSTVPGFDPEVPEYSVTVAGARFPVITAFGVDEAASVEIEAPTPESPTAVVRVTSADGENAREYSVEIERQIALLEPVVIGEVVEGYGVAAYAETDPQDAELSYQWMLDGEPLAGATSAAVEIPAGSAGSELQVLVQATAEGYLGAEALSAAAVIAAADDGDDGAGDNGGGGDDGAGDNGGGGDDGAGGDDGAGGDDGAGGDDGAGSGADDSAPGAPQTPGAPGSMPVTGVSNAGPLLAVVSVMLLAGAALLFTRRRLSA is encoded by the coding sequence ATGACGAAGACTCCACCGTGGCGCAGGGGGATCGCGCTGGGCGCCGGCGCGGCGCTCGCCGCCGGCACCCTGCTGGCCGCCGAGACCGGCACCGCCCCACCCGCTCAGGCGGCGCCCGAGAACGTGACCGTGACACCGAACCCGTGGTACGCGGGCGAAGCTTTCGAAGGCTGGGGCACCAGCCTCGTGTGGATGGCCAACGCCACCGGCGGGTACCCCGACGAACTCCGCGAGGAGCTCTACGAGCTCACCTTCGGCGAGGACGGCCTCCGACTGAACCTCGCCCGCTACAACATCGGCGGCGGCCACGCCTCGGATGTCACCGACTACCTGCGCCCCGGCGGTGCCGTCGAGGGGTACTGGGCTCCGGATGAGACCGGCGATCTCTACGGCGTGCCCACCACGGTGGAGAACCGCGACGAGGTCCTGCAGGCCTGGGACCCCGACGATCCGGAGCACTACGACTTCACCGCGGACGAGACCCAGCGCTGGTGGGTGGAGCGCCTGGTGGCCGATGACCGGATCGACCACTGGGAGCTCTTCGCCAACTCCGCGCCGTACTTCATGACCGAGAACGGCTACGTCTCGGGCGGGTTCAGCGCCACCGATGAGCAGCTACGCCCCGAGGCGATGGAGAAGTTCGCGAGCTACCTGGTCACGGTGGGGGAGTTCCTCGAAGCGGAGTACGGCCTTGAGGTCGACACCATCACTCCCTTCAACGAGCCCAACACCAACTACTGGTCCACCTGGTTCGGCGACGACGGCGACAACCCCGTCGGCGGGCGCCAGGAAGGCATGCACGTCGGGCCGCAGCGTCAGGTCGACATGATCGGCGTCCTCGACGATCGGCTCGCCGGAGCCGGCACCAACGCCGTGATCTCCGCGATGGACGAGACCAACCCGGGCACCTTCGTGACCAACTGGAATGCCTACACCCCCGAGGCTCGCGCGGCGGTCGGCCAGATGAACGTGCACACCTACGGCACCGGCAGCCGGCGCGTGGTGCGAGACCTCGCCAAGTCCGCCGACACCCCGCTGTGGATGAGCGAGATCGAGGGCAGCTGGGTCTCCGGTTTCAATCCACGCCCGATCGAGAACGGCCTCGGCATCGCCGAACGGATCCAGAGCGACCTGCGCGAGCTCGAGGCGAGCGCCTGGGTGCTTTGGCAGCCCATCGAGGATCTCTACAACATGGAACCCACCGGGGAGAACCTGAACTGGGGCTCGATCTTCGTCGATTTCGACTGTGTCGAGCAGCCTGACGGCGTCTGGCGCTCCGAGCGTCGCGTGGCGGACGCCGGCGGCGACTACGCCTCGGTGGAGGCCTGCGCGATCACCCTGAACTCGAAGTTCGGGGCGATCCAGAACTTCACGCACTTCATCGAGCCGGGGGACCGGCTCGTGCCGACTGATTCCACGGCCACGACTGCGGCGATCGACGGCGACAGCCTCACCCTGGTCTACCGGAACACCGCCGCCGAGGAGCGGGACGTCACCGTCGACCTCTCCGGCTTCACGACGCTGGCTCCCGGCGCCACTGCGCAGACCTTCACCACCACCGAAGGCACCGACGAGGACCCGGTGGCCAACGCGCTCGTGCCCGGCGACGTCGTGGCCGTGAACGGCGATGCCACCGTGCGCGTGCCAGCCCGCTCCATCACCACGATCGTCATCGACGGCGTCTCCGGTGCCGTGGAGACGGTGACCGACGGCGCGGACTACCTGCTCACCGGCGTCGGCAGCGGCCACTCGCTCACTGTGGGCGACGGCGACCACGCCACCGTCATCGAGCCCGCCGGGACCACCGCCGACGAAGCAGCGGCCCAGGTGTGGACCTTCCACGAGGCACCCGAGGGGGCACGCAGTGACGTGCGGCCCTACGTACTCACCGCAGCTGACGGGCGCGTGCTCGGCGCGACCGGGGCCGGTACGGACCTGCGCGAGGTGAGCGTGGCTGAGGGGGCCACGCAGGCCCAGACCCGATGGATGCTCACCACCGAGGACGGGCAGACCTGGTCGCTGGTCAATGAAAGCCTCAGTCAATCGCTCGAGGTCAACGGTCAATCCACGACCGCCGGCGCTCAGGTGGGCACCTGGACCTCTGGTGGCGGGGCGCACCAGCGCTGGGAACTGCGTGACACCGCAGCGACCGGTTTCCAGCCGGTCGAGGTCAGCACGCTGGTGGGCGTGGAGCCCACTCTTCCGGGCAGTGTGGTCCCGCTGTACTCCTGGGGCGCGGGCCAGCCCGCGGAGGTCACCTGGGACATGCCGGATCCGCAGGCCTGGGAGAGTGCCGGTGAGGTCGTGGTCCCCGGGACGGCCACGGACGTGTACGGCAATGAGATCGCGGCCGAGGCCACGGTGGTCGTGGGCAGCTTCACGGTCACCGATCCGGTCTCGCTCACCGTGCGCCAGGGCGTGGGCGTGGACACGGTGGCCCAGGCGGCCCCGCAGACCGTGCCGGCGCGCAGTGGTGCCTCGTTGCTCACCTTCCCCGCCGAGGTCGAGTGGGACTTCTCGGCCGTGACTCCCGAGCAGTTCGGTGACATCGGCGTGGTCTCCGTGCCCGGTGTGGCTCGCTCCAATGCGCAGGAGGAGGACCTCTCCGCGATGCTCTCGATCATCGTGACCGAGCCGGTTCCCGTGAATATCGCGCGCTGGGATACCACCACCGCCTCGGCCACGTTCACCGAGCCCGGGTACTCCGTGGAGGACACCCGCAACGGCATCCTCGACGACAAGGCCTGGTCGAACTGGGTGAGCGGCACGAAGAACGAGTCCGACACCCTGAGCTACGAATTCGCCGATGTCGAGGACCTCGACTCGGCCACGGTCCACTTCTACCGCGACGGTGACCACGAATCCTGGCCCGAGGACTACACGGTCGAGTACCGCGACGTCGACGGCGAGTGGCACACGGTGCCCGGCCATGAGGAGGCTGTTCCGGTCGACGATCCCGCCGAGGGAAGCGCCGCGCCGGTGGCCGAGGTCGATCTCTCCGAGGTTACGGAGGCGACCGGGCTGCGTTTCGTGCTGAACGCTGCGCCTGACTCTTTCATGGTCGTCTCCGAGATCGAGATCATGGCGCTGGGTGCCGGTGTCGGATCGGTGGCGGATCTTGCCGATCTGCGGCTCGACGGCTCCACCGTTCCGGGCTTCGACCCCGAGGTGCCCGAGTACTCGGTGACCGTGGCAGGTGCACGCTTCCCCGTCATCACCGCCTTCGGCGTGGACGAGGCCGCCTCGGTCGAGATCGAGGCGCCGACACCGGAGTCGCCCACCGCCGTGGTGCGCGTCACCTCCGCCGACGGCGAGAACGCACGCGAGTACTCGGTGGAGATCGAACGCCAGATCGCTCTGCTCGAACCCGTGGTGATCGGTGAGGTCGTCGAAGGCTACGGTGTCGCGGCCTATGCCGAGACGGATCCACAGGATGCGGAGCTGAGCTACCAGTGGATGCTGGACGGAGAGCCGCTGGCCGGCGCGACGTCCGCTGCGGTGGAGATTCCGGCCGGCAGCGCCGGTTCGGAGTTGCAGGTGCTGGTGCAGGCCACCGCCGAGGGCTACCTCGGAGCCGAGGCGCTCAGTGCGGCCGCGGTCATCGCTGCGGCCGACGATGGGGACGACGGCGCTGGCGACAACGGTGGCGGTGGGGACGACGGCGCTGGCGACAACGGCGGTGGTGGTGACGACGGCGCTGGTGGTGACGATGGCGCCGGCGGTGACGACGGTGCTGGGGGCGACGATGGCGCCGGTTCCGGCGCGGACGACAGCGCGCCGGGCGCACCCCAGACGCCAGGAGCTCCCGGCAGCATGCCGGTGACCGGCGTGAGCAATGCCGGGCCGCTGCTGGCCGTAGTCAGCGTGATGCTGCTGGCCGGTGCGGCGCTGCTGTTCACCCGGCGGCGGCTGAGCGCGTAA
- a CDS encoding MFS transporter: MNVPAAEQVPAHRARVFAMALLLVVTFLGFLNYSALLAVVPLWASEGGAGSAAVGGATAVMMAATVLTQCFAPVLFRLASLRLLMVLGAMLLGPIALVYTVSDALWVILSVTAVRGVGFALMVIAGATLAADLAPQGRVAASVSLYGAAAALPNLVALAGGVWAAGTWGFGVVFSIAAGAGLLAALLSLLLPGHLRGRASLSSLSGQRAMLGPLTCLALVAAAFGATTTFLPLSGPAVSQTSWALFVASAAMVAGRLVAGALGARLAAGRILTMSVLVVAAGLVITAQALEGPLAILLLGAALTGAGFGACQNDSFVTLVHRLGPAHTATASTVWNMVYDGSIGAGAFLLGWVIGAAGYGGAFVIAGLSTAGFALLRAWLSAPQR, from the coding sequence GTGAACGTTCCCGCTGCAGAACAGGTCCCGGCACACCGCGCTCGAGTGTTCGCGATGGCACTGCTCCTGGTGGTGACCTTCCTTGGCTTCCTCAACTACTCGGCGTTGCTCGCCGTCGTGCCCCTGTGGGCCTCTGAGGGTGGCGCCGGAAGCGCCGCTGTGGGAGGGGCCACGGCAGTGATGATGGCCGCCACCGTGCTGACCCAGTGCTTCGCGCCGGTGCTGTTCCGCCTGGCTAGCCTGCGCCTCTTGATGGTTCTCGGCGCCATGCTCCTGGGCCCGATCGCCTTGGTCTACACGGTCTCCGATGCTCTCTGGGTCATCCTTTCGGTCACCGCTGTGCGTGGCGTCGGGTTCGCGCTCATGGTCATCGCCGGTGCCACGTTGGCGGCCGACCTCGCCCCACAAGGGCGCGTGGCCGCCTCGGTCTCGCTCTACGGGGCAGCCGCGGCTCTCCCGAACCTGGTGGCGCTCGCAGGGGGAGTCTGGGCGGCCGGCACCTGGGGCTTCGGCGTGGTCTTCAGCATCGCCGCGGGAGCCGGGTTGCTCGCTGCGCTGCTGTCTCTTCTGCTGCCAGGCCACTTGCGGGGACGTGCGTCCTTGTCGTCACTGTCCGGTCAGCGGGCCATGCTCGGCCCGCTGACGTGTTTGGCGCTCGTCGCAGCAGCCTTCGGCGCCACGACGACCTTCCTCCCCCTCTCCGGGCCTGCCGTGTCACAGACGTCATGGGCCCTCTTCGTGGCGTCCGCAGCCATGGTGGCCGGGAGGCTGGTGGCCGGGGCGCTGGGTGCACGTCTGGCGGCGGGACGGATCCTCACGATGTCGGTCCTCGTGGTGGCCGCTGGACTGGTGATCACCGCTCAAGCGCTGGAGGGGCCGCTGGCGATCCTTCTGCTCGGAGCCGCGCTCACCGGAGCGGGCTTTGGTGCCTGCCAGAACGATTCCTTTGTCACCCTCGTCCACCGACTTGGACCCGCTCACACGGCCACCGCCAGCACGGTGTGGAACATGGTCTACGACGGCAGCATCGGAGCTGGTGCCTTCCTGCTGGGCTGGGTCATCGGTGCCGCCGGTTACGGCGGAGCCTTCGTGATCGCAGGACTGAGTACGGCGGGATTCGCTCTCCTGAGAGCGTGGCTCAGCGCTCCGCAGCGCTGA
- a CDS encoding S1C family serine protease, translating into MSEFHSPAHQPPHFPPPQPQGPLFSQEHNAARPHDPSGSPFASAPVTSPTPPPPPPSGRSFGWPALVACTLAAAVLGGTASAGALTALSASDVESVPGSADSAQIEQASLPGADADVASAAAIASPSVVTLGVSAGSAGGSGSGIILDQEGHVLTNTHVVTLGGTSSQGQITVQLDDGTSTSAQIVGTDPLSDLAVIKLDNAAELNLTPATFGSSGDLQVGDEAIAIGAPLGLSGTVTTGIISTLDRTITVASAAVDEPTGDQPRDDGRERFEFGTPNDLPGSARPSSAGSVFLNVIQTDASINQGNSGGALVDGHGQIVGINVAIASTGETAGSIGVGFAIPGDYAQRIAEDLIASGEASHGLLGVLAADASPDAAVNKDIVSGTGQTSSGGGFTAGALVTEVEAGSPADGAGLEPGDVITAVEGRRISDSRALTAVIREYPAEQEVDLTVDRGGEEITLQATLSAAER; encoded by the coding sequence ATGTCTGAGTTCCACTCCCCCGCCCACCAGCCCCCGCATTTCCCGCCACCGCAACCCCAGGGCCCCTTGTTCTCGCAGGAGCACAACGCGGCCAGGCCACATGATCCGTCGGGTTCACCGTTCGCCAGCGCTCCGGTCACATCGCCCACCCCACCCCCGCCACCGCCTTCGGGCCGCAGCTTCGGCTGGCCCGCCCTCGTCGCCTGCACGCTGGCGGCTGCGGTTCTCGGCGGCACCGCTTCAGCCGGAGCGTTGACCGCGCTGTCGGCCTCGGACGTAGAAAGTGTGCCGGGCAGCGCGGACAGCGCGCAGATCGAGCAGGCGAGCCTGCCGGGCGCCGATGCCGACGTCGCCAGTGCCGCAGCGATCGCGTCCCCTTCAGTGGTCACGCTCGGCGTCTCCGCCGGTTCGGCGGGCGGCTCCGGGTCGGGCATCATCCTGGACCAGGAAGGCCACGTGCTCACGAACACGCATGTGGTCACCCTCGGCGGGACGAGCTCGCAGGGGCAGATCACCGTGCAGCTCGATGACGGCACGTCCACCAGCGCCCAGATCGTGGGGACCGACCCCCTCTCGGACCTCGCCGTCATCAAGCTCGACAACGCCGCGGAGCTCAACCTCACCCCGGCCACCTTCGGCAGCTCCGGAGACCTGCAGGTCGGCGACGAGGCCATCGCCATCGGCGCCCCGCTGGGACTTTCCGGCACGGTGACCACCGGCATCATCTCCACGCTCGACCGCACCATCACCGTGGCCTCGGCGGCAGTGGACGAACCCACAGGCGACCAGCCGCGCGACGACGGCCGCGAACGATTCGAGTTCGGCACCCCGAACGACCTGCCCGGCAGCGCCCGGCCCAGTTCGGCCGGCAGCGTCTTCCTCAACGTCATCCAGACCGATGCCTCCATCAACCAGGGCAACTCCGGCGGCGCGCTGGTCGACGGCCACGGGCAGATCGTCGGCATCAACGTGGCCATCGCCTCAACCGGCGAAACCGCAGGCTCGATCGGGGTCGGCTTCGCCATCCCCGGCGACTACGCCCAGCGGATCGCCGAGGATCTGATTGCCTCGGGCGAGGCCTCCCACGGCCTGCTCGGAGTGCTCGCCGCCGATGCCTCCCCCGACGCCGCGGTGAACAAGGACATCGTCTCGGGCACCGGCCAGACATCCAGCGGCGGAGGATTCACTGCGGGGGCACTGGTGACAGAGGTGGAGGCCGGATCTCCTGCCGACGGCGCCGGACTGGAACCCGGCGATGTGATCACCGCCGTGGAGGGGCGCCGCATCAGTGACTCCCGGGCGTTGACTGCCGTGATCCGGGAGTACCCCGCGGAGCAGGAGGTCGACCTCACGGTGGATCGCGGAGGCGAGGAGATCACGCTGCAGGCCACACTCAGCGCTGCGGAGCGCTGA
- a CDS encoding HAMP domain-containing sensor histidine kinase — MSLRQRLTLLTAVAVALAIAVAASAAWWLVRSSIMDELDDGLVDRARQVDQIVAAAQGPLGAQRSALQLTEMVQSDPVGVQIIEPTGVVHQITFGPLTTALDAPGATLPPAPATERARLDTLSLQGERYRVVTASAPDGTVLRLFHPLAAVDATLSSVGWSLAGIAAAGIALAAVLGWLVSRAGLRPVNRLAAATERVARTQDLSERIELGSAREDEITRLAGSVNAMLAALDRARSDQRELVENASHELRTPLAVLRNDFGLLARSELDPGRALPPQERQELLRDLDTQVAALNDEVDGIITLAKGDQSSELPQRTDLRSLVERAVRRTRRLRPEVDVRVHGDPLVATIYPVALERAVANLVRNAVQVSPAGGLVEVYLSQADDHVSVTVEDSGPGLREEEIPKLFTRFFRGAGARDRHGSGLGLAIVAQAAAMHSGRATAENRAEGGARFTVHWPLRSAETTDQLPPNPGPAGRRT, encoded by the coding sequence ATGTCCCTCCGCCAACGACTGACGCTGCTGACCGCAGTGGCGGTCGCCCTCGCAATCGCCGTGGCAGCCTCGGCGGCGTGGTGGCTGGTGCGTTCCTCCATCATGGATGAGTTGGACGACGGTCTGGTGGACCGCGCTCGCCAGGTGGACCAGATCGTCGCGGCGGCCCAAGGTCCGCTGGGTGCGCAACGTTCGGCGTTGCAGCTGACCGAGATGGTGCAGTCCGATCCAGTGGGCGTGCAGATCATCGAACCGACCGGTGTCGTCCACCAGATCACCTTCGGGCCCTTGACCACCGCGCTGGATGCTCCCGGGGCTACTCTGCCGCCGGCACCAGCCACGGAGCGCGCCCGCCTGGACACCCTGTCATTGCAGGGCGAGCGCTACCGGGTGGTGACGGCGAGCGCCCCGGACGGCACGGTGCTCCGGCTCTTCCATCCACTGGCGGCAGTCGATGCCACCTTGAGCTCGGTGGGCTGGTCCCTGGCGGGGATCGCGGCGGCGGGCATCGCACTTGCGGCGGTGCTCGGCTGGCTGGTGTCGCGCGCGGGCCTGCGGCCGGTCAATCGCCTGGCCGCGGCCACCGAGCGCGTGGCACGAACGCAGGATCTGAGCGAGCGGATCGAACTGGGATCGGCGCGCGAGGACGAGATCACCCGGCTGGCGGGCTCGGTGAACGCCATGCTCGCCGCCCTGGATCGTGCCCGCAGTGATCAGCGGGAGCTGGTCGAGAACGCCAGCCACGAGCTGCGCACCCCCCTGGCAGTGCTGCGCAACGACTTCGGTCTCCTGGCCCGCTCCGAGCTCGACCCGGGCAGGGCCCTGCCCCCGCAGGAGCGCCAGGAGCTGCTGCGCGACCTGGACACACAGGTCGCAGCGCTGAATGACGAGGTGGACGGGATCATCACCCTGGCCAAGGGTGACCAGAGCTCGGAGCTACCCCAGCGCACTGACCTGCGGTCCCTCGTGGAACGAGCTGTGCGACGGACCCGGCGCTTACGCCCAGAGGTGGACGTACGGGTGCACGGCGATCCGCTGGTCGCGACCATCTACCCCGTGGCCCTGGAACGCGCCGTGGCGAACCTGGTCCGCAATGCCGTCCAGGTCAGCCCGGCCGGTGGCCTGGTGGAGGTCTACCTCAGCCAGGCCGATGACCACGTCTCGGTCACAGTCGAGGACTCCGGCCCCGGCTTGCGTGAGGAGGAGATCCCCAAGCTCTTCACGCGGTTCTTCCGCGGCGCTGGGGCACGGGATCGCCATGGTTCGGGCCTCGGCCTGGCGATCGTGGCGCAAGCGGCGGCCATGCATTCCGGCCGTGCCACGGCTGAGAATCGGGCCGAGGGTGGCGCGCGCTTCACCGTGCACTGGCCACTTCGCAGCGCGGAGACGACGGATCAGCTGCCGCCGAACCCTGGTCCGGCGGGCCGGCGCACCTAA
- a CDS encoding response regulator transcription factor — translation MRILLVDDEQALLRSVARSLRFEGYHAIPAASGEEALELLEVSRPDAVIMDVMMPGMSGLELCSAIRSSGNRLPILLLTARGEVEDRVAGLDAGADDYLVKPFAYEELLARLRALLRRSVEVADDQPLTFGPIRLDPSSWQVTVNGEPLVLTRTEFTLLETFLRHPRQVLTRSQIFDAVWGADLDESSNSLHVYIGYLRRKLEAVMDERVIHTVRGVGYTLRLPSCPSAND, via the coding sequence ATGCGGATCCTTCTCGTCGATGACGAACAGGCCCTCTTGCGCTCTGTTGCTCGATCGCTGCGCTTCGAGGGCTACCACGCCATCCCCGCAGCCAGCGGCGAGGAAGCGCTCGAACTGCTCGAGGTGAGCCGGCCCGACGCCGTCATCATGGACGTGATGATGCCCGGGATGAGCGGCCTGGAGCTGTGCAGCGCGATCCGCTCCTCCGGCAACCGGCTGCCGATCCTTCTGCTCACCGCCCGCGGGGAGGTCGAGGACCGCGTGGCCGGGCTGGATGCCGGGGCGGACGACTACCTGGTCAAACCCTTCGCCTATGAGGAGCTCCTCGCCCGGCTACGTGCCCTGCTGCGGCGCAGTGTGGAGGTTGCCGACGATCAACCGCTGACCTTCGGGCCGATCCGGCTCGATCCGTCTTCCTGGCAGGTCACCGTGAACGGGGAGCCGCTGGTGCTGACCCGCACGGAGTTCACGCTGCTCGAGACCTTCCTGCGCCATCCGCGTCAGGTGCTCACTCGCAGCCAGATCTTCGATGCCGTGTGGGGTGCAGACCTCGACGAGAGCTCGAACTCCCTGCACGTCTACATCGGCTACCTTCGCCGCAAGCTCGAAGCGGTCATGGACGAACGCGTGATCCACACCGTGCGCGGCGTGGGCTACACCCTGAGACTGCCGTCATGTCCCTCCGCCAACGACTGA
- a CDS encoding quinone oxidoreductase family protein, which yields MRAIEAQEAGGPDVLQLVEVPEPEPGPGQVLVRPAAVGLNFVETYQRSGLYPVQHPFRPGGEGAGEVVALGQGVDTVAIGDLVAWTASVTGSYAELVVIEQSQALPIPAGLDVRTAAALPLQGLTVSMLVDGAFELRDGHDVFLTAGAGGVGSLLTQVASDRGARVITTVSTAEKEELALAAGAADVIRYDQLDDLTAELTAVVRELTGEQGVHVAYDGVGKSTFDASLSALRRRGTLVLFGAASGPVPPVDPQRLNRAGSVFLTRPSMFHFLVEAQERSQRWEQVSGWVRDGVVDLRVGASYPLAEAAAAHRALEGRETTGKVLLIP from the coding sequence ACCCGAGCCCGGCCCAGGCCAGGTGCTGGTGCGTCCGGCGGCAGTCGGGCTGAACTTCGTCGAGACGTACCAGCGCAGTGGCCTCTACCCGGTCCAGCACCCCTTTCGGCCCGGAGGCGAAGGCGCCGGCGAGGTGGTCGCACTGGGCCAGGGGGTGGACACCGTAGCCATCGGGGATCTGGTGGCGTGGACGGCGTCCGTGACGGGCTCCTACGCCGAGTTGGTGGTGATCGAGCAGAGCCAGGCCCTCCCCATCCCCGCCGGACTGGACGTGCGGACGGCGGCTGCGCTGCCACTGCAGGGCCTGACCGTGAGCATGCTGGTCGACGGCGCCTTCGAGCTGAGGGACGGTCACGACGTCTTCCTCACCGCTGGCGCTGGCGGCGTGGGCTCCCTGCTGACCCAGGTGGCCTCTGACCGTGGGGCGCGCGTGATCACCACGGTCTCCACCGCCGAGAAGGAGGAACTCGCCCTCGCGGCCGGGGCAGCGGACGTCATCCGCTACGACCAGCTCGATGACCTCACAGCGGAACTCACGGCGGTGGTGCGCGAGCTGACCGGCGAGCAGGGCGTACACGTGGCCTATGACGGCGTGGGCAAGTCGACCTTCGACGCCTCCTTGTCGGCACTGCGGCGGCGCGGCACGTTGGTGCTCTTCGGTGCCGCGAGCGGCCCGGTTCCGCCGGTGGACCCACAGCGGCTCAACCGGGCGGGCTCGGTCTTCCTCACCCGGCCGTCGATGTTCCACTTCCTGGTGGAGGCGCAGGAGCGCTCCCAGCGCTGGGAGCAGGTCTCCGGCTGGGTACGCGACGGCGTGGTCGACCTGCGAGTAGGAGCGAGCTATCCGCTCGCCGAGGCCGCCGCCGCCCACCGCGCGCTGGAAGGACGGGAGACCACCGGCAAGGTCCTGCTGATTCCCTGA